The genomic interval AACAAGCTCAAACACCAGTCCGAAAAAGATGATGGTTGACTTTGGAGACAGGCATTAATAGATCTAATTGCCATTCTCATAAAACATAAATCATATGTTGCTGGTAAAGTGCAAATATCACAAACAATGCTAGAAGTGTCAGTTCCAACCGAtaccctcttcttcttttgccAATTGCCTGTCTCTTCTCCatctatcttttctatttttctcccTATCAAGGGATCAATAGCAGGTACATGGACTCCACACACAGAAACAGgtatatatgattttctttttaatttttcttttggaataATTCTTCTGGTCATTATATACCTATCTGAAAGAATCGATTCTGAAGACCTTAAGAAGATACAATTAGAACAAAGTTCCTGGTGTTATACTTTGTATGTTTGTGTTGAGAAGTGACTGTATTATGATTCCTTAACTTTGATTTCTTTAAagttaaaatcaaacaaaacttcATGTATTATGGTTTGTGGAGCCCACTTCACATGAGCGTACCTTGGGAGTTAGGACACACATTTTTTGCTGCTTTACTCCTACCTGACTTTGCTATACATTGCTAAGCAATGGAAGATAATATAATAGAATAGAAGCTTTTCTTGGCTTTAAAGCTAGAGCAGTGACATGACACGGTCTCTACTTGCACACCACTCTTCTGTCTTTGATCCAATCCtatgtaacaaaatttaagatgaTCACTTATATAATTTGGTCCAAAACATCATAAGAGATCGTGCCTAGGTAACCAACTCCATGGAAACACACGTGAGATTTGGATTACGTACAATTTCCTTGGTCCTTTTTCTGACTCTTACTACAAGTTTAAGCTCAACTGCATTTGATGTCAGTGAATATGAAGATAGGGAAAGCGTTGATATAGCAGATTCTATCTTAAGTTATGGGTATGTATTAGAAAACCCTTTTGTTAATTCTTACTTCTGTCCTTTTTAACTTTTGGTACTTAACTATATTTTTTGGGGTTAAGAAATGAAATGGAagacatggaagaaaatgaatggCAGATGGTGCAAACTAAAGCAAACCAATTTGTGGTGAACGACCAACCTTTCTATGTCAATGGATTCAACACGTACTGGTTGATGGTATTTGCTGCGGATGAGTCCACCAGAGGAAAGGTCACTGAGGTGTTCAAACATGCATCCTCTGTGGGTATGACAGTTTGTAGGACTTGGGCCTTCAATGATGGCCAATGGCGTGCTCTTCAGAAATCTCCATCAGTTTATGATGAAGACGTGTTCAAGGTCAGTGCTTCTGATTTATCTGCTTGTTATTTTCAGCACTTTTTATGTACTACTAAAAATAGTATCATGATTACTTCTCTtgtataatcaattttttttcttcaccgTTGTATTGTGGCTAGTAGTTATTAATGTTTTAAGTGACGATACTGCCAATTTTCTAGTTGTATGTGCAGTTAAATATCAATCTTCATGCAATTCCATTTCATTGTTTGAACCATAGGCCTTGGATTTCGTGGTGAGTGAAGcaaagaaatacaaaataaggCTCATATTATCACTGGTTAACAACTGGGAGGCTTACGGGGGCAAAGCACAGTATGTAAAGTGGGGCAATGCAGCTGGCCTCAACCTGACCTCTGATGATGCCTTTTTTTCACATCCAACTCTCAGAAGCTATTACAAGGCTCATGTTAAGGCATGTAGCTTCTTGCAATCCAATAGATCAAAAACCACCTTTTGTAAAGCCTGTTTTGTTATTTGCTGCAATGCTTAACAACCTAAAAACTAATTGGGTTTAGTACTATTTTTAACTTTGTAGACTGTGCTCAATAGAGTTAATACATTCACAAATATCACTTACAAGGAAGATCCAACCATTTTTGCTTGGGAACTGATGAATGAGCCTCGGTGCAACTCAGACTCCACAGGTGATGTGTTACAGGTTTGCCCAGGTCCTGTGGAACTATTGTTTCAGTTTGTAATGCATAAAATCATTGCATTCAATTAATCAGTTCCTTCCATGATATCACATCTTGTGCCCAACTGAATACATTATAGGATTGGATAAAAGAAATGGCATTCTATGTGAAAAGCATTGATACAAAACATCTGGTGGAGATTGGACTGGAAGGATTTTATGGCCCCTCGACACCTCAGAGATATCAGTTAAACCCAAATGCATATGCTCACCAGGTCGGAACAGATTTTATCAGGAACCACCAGGTTCTAGGTGTTGACTTCGCTTCTGTTCACATATATCCAGACTCTTGGTAAGTTACTATGTTTATTCAATGATGACATTTGCTATAGTATATACAGTATCATAACAATGAACTGCCGCAAACTTTTAGCATTCATCTTTATCATAATCATATTCAAGTGCTTATAAACTACATTAATGTACTATGCCATAAgtgtcttcttttcttttaccatTCATCTAATTATCTGAAATCCAAAATGAGTGTGAGAGTTTCTGACTATGATTTGATTACCTTGCCAAAGGATTTCACAATCAATTGCTGATTCCCACCTCCCATTTATAAAGTCTTGGATGGAAGCGCACATAGAGGATGCTGAAAAGTATCTCGGAATGCCTGTTGTTTTTAGTGAGTTTGGTGTGTCTGCAAAAGCTCCTGGCTTCAATTCATCATACAGAGACAACCTTATAAACACTGTGTACAAGACAATCCTAAACTCTACCAAGAAAGGAGGCAGTGGAGCTGGAAGCCTTGTGTGGCAGCTCTTTCCTGATGGAACGGATTACATGGATGATGGGTATGCAATTGTTCTCTCAAAATCACCTTCCACATCAAGCATTATATCCCTTCAATCCACAAGGCTAGCCCTCTTCAATTCCTTGTGCTCTACAAAATGCCGTTGGGGTTGTAAGAAGCGAAATGTGTTGGAAACAGTACTCTATCATGACGAACTCTAATACCATATGAGGAAAGTTGCAAACTTCTGCTATGTATAAAGCATGTCTGTGGTGCATCAAGATAATAGCTTCAGTATGAAAATGATACCACAGAGAAAAGTGAAGAGAAGAGATATATATAGTTATGCAGCATACCATTGTACTGATGCCAATAGTTATACTTTGTATGTTCTGACAGTTGTGTGGCAATTTGTAAAATAAGCAAGTAATTTTGGTGTGAAGAACTATGTTATTATATCAGTGTCAACTCTTGTAAGCAACAAGAAGCACAATTTCGTACAAGAATACTACTATTCAGATGATAGAACTATACGGGATGGAACTAAATACATAATATCATCCTGGATGTAAGTAAGTAACTTCATCTGGTAAGTGTCAATAGAATGCATCTCTACTTGGCTGTTTGTCCTGTTTCAGCATATAACTCAAAGTTACGGTCTTAGAGATAAAGTTCAACCAATCTTCAAGCATTCACCTTTTGTAGAAAGAAACCATAGGAGATAACTGATTAAGCTCGTATAAGCACTATGCGATCCTGTTTGAAATTGTTGTCATATACGAACATGAAAGACATAAATGTATACTGCAGCAATAATTTTTCCCTCTGTGTATGCTTTGATATCCTCAGGCTTATCGAATGACTGAAATTGAGTAGAAAATTTCCCCTTGATTTAAAC from Vigna radiata var. radiata cultivar VC1973A chromosome 9, Vradiata_ver6, whole genome shotgun sequence carries:
- the LOC106774105 gene encoding mannan endo-1,4-beta-mannosidase 6, which gives rise to METHVRFGLRTISLVLFLTLTTSLSSTAFDVSEYEDRESVDIADSILSYGNEMEDMEENEWQMVQTKANQFVVNDQPFYVNGFNTYWLMVFAADESTRGKVTEVFKHASSVGMTVCRTWAFNDGQWRALQKSPSVYDEDVFKALDFVVSEAKKYKIRLILSLVNNWEAYGGKAQYVKWGNAAGLNLTSDDAFFSHPTLRSYYKAHVKTVLNRVNTFTNITYKEDPTIFAWELMNEPRCNSDSTGDVLQDWIKEMAFYVKSIDTKHLVEIGLEGFYGPSTPQRYQLNPNAYAHQVGTDFIRNHQVLGVDFASVHIYPDSWISQSIADSHLPFIKSWMEAHIEDAEKYLGMPVVFSEFGVSAKAPGFNSSYRDNLINTVYKTILNSTKKGGSGAGSLVWQLFPDGTDYMDDGYAIVLSKSPSTSSIISLQSTRLALFNSLCSTKCRWGCKKRNVLETVLYHDEL